The following proteins are encoded in a genomic region of bacterium:
- a CDS encoding aminofutalosine synthase MqnE has translation MLTQSYTGSSKLADIATKVHQGLRLDREDGIRLYESNDLLMIGRLGNFVREKLHGKNAYFNVNRHIEP, from the coding sequence ATGCTTACACAAAGCTACACGGGAAGTTCCAAACTGGCCGATATTGCCACAAAAGTCCATCAGGGTCTGCGTCTCGACCGTGAGGATGGAATTCGCCTCTACGAATCCAATGATTTATTGATGATCGGCCGGCTTGGGAATTTTGTCCGCGAGAAACTTCATGGCAAGAACGCTTATTTCAACGTAAACCGGCACATTGAGCC